A region from the Medicago truncatula cultivar Jemalong A17 chromosome 6, MtrunA17r5.0-ANR, whole genome shotgun sequence genome encodes:
- the LOC25497293 gene encoding disease resistance protein RPV1 isoform X4 produces MAMQSPSRVFLNFRGSDTRNNFTGNLYKALVDKGIRTFIDENDLQRGDEITPSLVKAIEESRICIPIFSANYASSSFCLDELVHIIHCYKTKSCLVLPVFYGVDPTDVRRHTCSYGEYLTKHEEGFQNNEKNMERLRQWKMALTQAANLSGYHYSPHEYEHKFIEKIVQYISNNINHDFLNVAKYPVGLQSRIEQVKLLLDMGSEDEVRMVGLFGTGGMGKSTLAKAVFNFLADQFEGVCFLHNVRENSSHNNLKHLQKMLLSKIVKFDGKLEDVSEGIPIIKERLSRKKILLIVDDVDKLEQLEALAGGLDWFGHGSRVIITTRDKHLLACHGITSTHAVEELNETEALELLRRMAFKNDKVPSSYEEILNRVVTYASGLPLAIVTIGGNLFGRKVEDWKRTLDEYENIPDKDIQRILQVSYDALKEKDQSVFLDIACCFKGCKWTKVKKILHAHYGHCIEHHVGVLAEKCLIGHWEYDTYVTLHDLIEDMGKEVVRQESPKKPGERSRLWFHDDILNVLRDNMGTENIEMIYLKFDPTARETEWDGMACKKMTNLKTLIIEDGNYFSGGPGHLPSSLRYWKWISCPLKSLSCISSKEFNYMKVLTLDFCEYLTHIPDVSGLPNLEKCSFRYCFSLITIPSSIGHLNKLEILNAYGCSKLEHFPELLCKMSNIKDIKIYDTSIEELPYSFQNFSEIQRLTIYGYYLPGKLRFQKYNDKMNSIVFSNVEHVELRNNNLSDECLPILLKWFVNVTFLDLSQNNFTILPECLGECHRLKHLYLKKCKALEEIRGIPPNLERLFARGCYSLISSSIRMLMSQLIICFAAQFYFGVSTLGMN; encoded by the exons ATGGCTATGCAATCACCTTCCAGAGTGTTCCTCAATTTCAGGGGCAGTGACACTCGCAACAATTTTACCGGTAATCTCTATAAGGCTCTTGTTGACAAGGGAATTCGTACTTTCATTGATGAAAATGATCTTCAAAGAGGAGATGAAATCACACCATCACTTGTCAAGGCCATTGAAGAATCTAGGATTTGTATTCCCATATTTTCTGCCAACTATGcatcttcttcattttgtttggaCGAACTTGTCCACATCATTCACTGCTACAAGACAAAGAGTTGCTTAGTATTACCCGTTTTCTATGGTGTGGATCCTACTGATGTTCGACGTCATACATGTAGTTATGGTGAATATCTGACTAAGCATGAAGAGGGGTTCCAAAATAACGAGAAAAACATGGAGCGATTGCGTCAATGGAAGATGGCTCTTACTCAAGCTGCTAATTTGTCCGGCTATCATTATAGTCCTCATGA ATATGAACACAAGTTTATTGAGAAGATAGTCCAATACATCTCCAACAATATCAATCATGATTTTTTAAACGTAGCCAAATACCCTGTTGGATTACAGTCCCGAATAGAACAAGTGAAATTGCTTCTTGACATGGGCTCTGAGGATGAGGTCCGCATGGTAGGACTTTTTGGTACTGGAGGCATGGGTAAATCAACACTTGCAAAAgcagtttttaattttcttgcTGATCAATTTGAAGGTGTATGTTTTCTTCATAATGTCAGAGAGAATTCAAGTCATAATAACCTGAAACATCTCCAAAAGATGCTCCtttcaaaaatagttaaatttgaCGGTAAGTTAGAAGATGTTAGTGAGGGAATACCAATCATAAAGGAAAGACTATCTAGAAAGAAGATTCTTttgattgttgatgatgttgacaAACTGGAGCAGCTAGAGGCTTTGGCTGGAGGACTTGATTGGTTCGGTCATGGAAGCAGAGTCATCATTACCACTCGTGATAAACACTTACTAGCCTGTCATGGGATTACAAGTACACATGCAGTAGAAGAATTGAATGAGACAGAAGCTCTTGAATTGTTGAGGCGAATGgcttttaaaaatgacaaagttCCTTCAAGTTATGAAGAGATTTTAAACCGTGTAGTTACTTATGCATCTGGCCTGCCCTTAGCAATAGTAACAATAGGGGGCAATTTGTTTGGAAGGAAGGTAGAAGATTGGAAGCGTACATTAGATGAGTATGAAAATATTCCCGATAAAGATATCCAAAGGATACTTCAAGTAAGCTATGATGCTTTGAAGGAAAAGGATCAGAGTGTCTTTCTAGACATTGCTTGTTGCTTCAAAGGGTGTAAATGGACAAAGgttaaaaaaatacttcatgCTCATTATGGCCATTGCATAGAACATCATGTTGGAGTGTTGGCTGAAAAATGTCTCATAGGTCATTGGGAATATGACACTTATGTGACCTTACATGACTTGATAGAGGACATGGGTAAAGAAGTCGTTCGACAAGAATCTCCCAAGAAGCCTGGAGAACGCAGTAGGTTGTGGTTTCACGATGATATACTTAACGTTTTAAGAGATAATATG gGAACTGAGAATAttgaaatgatatatttaaaatttgaccCAACGGCAAGAGAAACAGAGTGGGATGGAATGGCTTGCAAGAAGATGACAAATCTCAAAACACTTATCATTGAAGATGGTAATTACTTTTCTGGGGGTCCTGGGCATCTTCCAAGTAGTTTGAGATATTGGAAATGGATAAGTTGTCCTTTGAAGTCTCTTTCTTGTATTTCGAGCAAG gAGTTCAACTATATGAAAGTCTTGACATTGGATTTTTGTGAATATTTAACCCATATACCCGATGTCTCGGGTCTTCCAAATCTAGAAAAGTGCTCATTTCGATATTGTTTTAGTTTAATTACAATTCCCAGTTCGATTGGACACCTAAATAAACTTGAAATCTTAAATGCATATGGTTGCAGCAAACTTGAGCATTTTCCAGAATTATTATGTAAGATgtcaaatataaaagatattaaGATATATGATACTTCCATAGAAGAATTGCCatattcatttcaaaatttcagtGAAATTCAACGGTTAACAATATATGGATACTACCTACCGGGAAAGCTCAGGTTCcaaaaatataatgataaaaTGAATTCAATAGTGTTTTCAAATGTGGAACATGTTGAGCTCAGAAACAACAACCTCTCAGATGAATGTCTCCCAATACTTCTCAAGTGGTTTGTTAATGTGACATTTCTAGACTTATCGCAGAACAATTTCACAATTCTTCCCGAGTGCCTTGGTGAATGTCACCGTCTTAAGCATCTTTATTTGAAGAAGTGCAAGGCTCTTGAGGAAATTAGAGGGATTCCACCAAATCTTGAAAGGCTTTTTGCACGCGGGTGTTATTCATTGATTTCCTCAAGTATAAGAATGTTAATGAGTCAg TTAATCATATGCTTTGCAGCTCAGTTTTACTTTGGTGTTTCCACATTGGGTATGAATTGA
- the LOC25497293 gene encoding protein VARIATION IN COMPOUND TRIGGERED ROOT growth response isoform X3: MERFLLMVLKQVYEHKFIEKIVQYISNNINHDFLNVAKYPVGLQSRIEQVKLLLDMGSEDEVRMVGLFGTGGMGKSTLAKAVFNFLADQFEGVCFLHNVRENSSHNNLKHLQKMLLSKIVKFDGKLEDVSEGIPIIKERLSRKKILLIVDDVDKLEQLEALAGGLDWFGHGSRVIITTRDKHLLACHGITSTHAVEELNETEALELLRRMAFKNDKVPSSYEEILNRVVTYASGLPLAIVTIGGNLFGRKVEDWKRTLDEYENIPDKDIQRILQVSYDALKEKDQSVFLDIACCFKGCKWTKVKKILHAHYGHCIEHHVGVLAEKCLIGHWEYDTYVTLHDLIEDMGKEVVRQESPKKPGERSRLWFHDDILNVLRDNMGTENIEMIYLKFDPTARETEWDGMACKKMTNLKTLIIEDGNYFSGGPGHLPSSLRYWKWISCPLKSLSCISSKEFNYMKVLTLDFCEYLTHIPDVSGLPNLEKCSFRYCFSLITIPSSIGHLNKLEILNAYGCSKLEHFPELLCKMSNIKDIKIYDTSIEELPYSFQNFSEIQRLTIYGYYLPGKLRFQKYNDKMNSIVFSNVEHVELRNNNLSDECLPILLKWFVNVTFLDLSQNNFTILPECLGECHRLKHLYLKKCKALEEIRGIPPNLERLFARGCYSLISSSIRMLMSQKLHESGCTHFLFPNTTERIPDWFEHQSRGGTISFWFDKELPSISFSFILICQLYIYPTIKLFVDGYEKEISCKFTGEFSVLVDNDTFLNDHTTLLHIKLEEDNELGVRLLKNEWIHVEFKLGCCYSGFDEEKIFENTQIGIHVWKEKSNTEGGVRFIDPSLSQFMCLL; encoded by the exons ATGGAGCGATTTCTATTAATGGTTTTAAAACAAGT ATATGAACACAAGTTTATTGAGAAGATAGTCCAATACATCTCCAACAATATCAATCATGATTTTTTAAACGTAGCCAAATACCCTGTTGGATTACAGTCCCGAATAGAACAAGTGAAATTGCTTCTTGACATGGGCTCTGAGGATGAGGTCCGCATGGTAGGACTTTTTGGTACTGGAGGCATGGGTAAATCAACACTTGCAAAAgcagtttttaattttcttgcTGATCAATTTGAAGGTGTATGTTTTCTTCATAATGTCAGAGAGAATTCAAGTCATAATAACCTGAAACATCTCCAAAAGATGCTCCtttcaaaaatagttaaatttgaCGGTAAGTTAGAAGATGTTAGTGAGGGAATACCAATCATAAAGGAAAGACTATCTAGAAAGAAGATTCTTttgattgttgatgatgttgacaAACTGGAGCAGCTAGAGGCTTTGGCTGGAGGACTTGATTGGTTCGGTCATGGAAGCAGAGTCATCATTACCACTCGTGATAAACACTTACTAGCCTGTCATGGGATTACAAGTACACATGCAGTAGAAGAATTGAATGAGACAGAAGCTCTTGAATTGTTGAGGCGAATGgcttttaaaaatgacaaagttCCTTCAAGTTATGAAGAGATTTTAAACCGTGTAGTTACTTATGCATCTGGCCTGCCCTTAGCAATAGTAACAATAGGGGGCAATTTGTTTGGAAGGAAGGTAGAAGATTGGAAGCGTACATTAGATGAGTATGAAAATATTCCCGATAAAGATATCCAAAGGATACTTCAAGTAAGCTATGATGCTTTGAAGGAAAAGGATCAGAGTGTCTTTCTAGACATTGCTTGTTGCTTCAAAGGGTGTAAATGGACAAAGgttaaaaaaatacttcatgCTCATTATGGCCATTGCATAGAACATCATGTTGGAGTGTTGGCTGAAAAATGTCTCATAGGTCATTGGGAATATGACACTTATGTGACCTTACATGACTTGATAGAGGACATGGGTAAAGAAGTCGTTCGACAAGAATCTCCCAAGAAGCCTGGAGAACGCAGTAGGTTGTGGTTTCACGATGATATACTTAACGTTTTAAGAGATAATATG gGAACTGAGAATAttgaaatgatatatttaaaatttgaccCAACGGCAAGAGAAACAGAGTGGGATGGAATGGCTTGCAAGAAGATGACAAATCTCAAAACACTTATCATTGAAGATGGTAATTACTTTTCTGGGGGTCCTGGGCATCTTCCAAGTAGTTTGAGATATTGGAAATGGATAAGTTGTCCTTTGAAGTCTCTTTCTTGTATTTCGAGCAAG gAGTTCAACTATATGAAAGTCTTGACATTGGATTTTTGTGAATATTTAACCCATATACCCGATGTCTCGGGTCTTCCAAATCTAGAAAAGTGCTCATTTCGATATTGTTTTAGTTTAATTACAATTCCCAGTTCGATTGGACACCTAAATAAACTTGAAATCTTAAATGCATATGGTTGCAGCAAACTTGAGCATTTTCCAGAATTATTATGTAAGATgtcaaatataaaagatattaaGATATATGATACTTCCATAGAAGAATTGCCatattcatttcaaaatttcagtGAAATTCAACGGTTAACAATATATGGATACTACCTACCGGGAAAGCTCAGGTTCcaaaaatataatgataaaaTGAATTCAATAGTGTTTTCAAATGTGGAACATGTTGAGCTCAGAAACAACAACCTCTCAGATGAATGTCTCCCAATACTTCTCAAGTGGTTTGTTAATGTGACATTTCTAGACTTATCGCAGAACAATTTCACAATTCTTCCCGAGTGCCTTGGTGAATGTCACCGTCTTAAGCATCTTTATTTGAAGAAGTGCAAGGCTCTTGAGGAAATTAGAGGGATTCCACCAAATCTTGAAAGGCTTTTTGCACGCGGGTGTTATTCATTGATTTCCTCAAGTATAAGAATGTTAATGAGTCAg AAACTACATGAGTCTGGGTGCACCCATTTTCTATTCCCAAACACAACGGAAAGGATTCCTGATTGGTTTGAGCACCAAAGCAGGGGAGGCACAATTTCTTTCTGGTTTGATAAAGAACTCCCttctattagtttttcttttattcttatttGTCAGCTCTACATATACCCAACAATCAAATTATTTGTGGATGGATATGAAAAAGAGATAAGTTGCAAATTCACTGGGGAATTTAGTGTGCTAGTGGACAATGATACTTTTTTGAATGACCATACAACTTTGTTGCATATAAAATTGGAAGAAGATAATGAACTCGGTGTAAgacttttgaaaaatgaatggaTCCATGTGGAGTTTAAGTTGGGGTGTTGTTATTCGGGGTTCGATGAGGAAAAGATATTCGAAAACACGCAAATCGGAATCCACGTGTGGAAGGAGAAAAGCAACACGGAGGGGGGTGTGAGATTCATTGATCCTTCATTATCACAATTTATGTGCCTCCTCTAA